GATGGCTATATAGGTTCAAATGTACTTAAACATTTATCAACTCTTCAAATTAATTTCATCTAGGTTGCAAGAATTGCATAGTAAAATCTGGAACTTTCCTAGAGCTGTATTGATATGACATGACTATACTCTCAGCTGGGGATATGACGATGCTTGGTAAGACAGGTGATATTTGTGAAGAATTTGGCTCGTCAGTTTTGATGCACAGTGGAGGATTAGAATGGGGTATCGGGTTTTTTCCTAACCAAGTCTTGGTCTCCTATTTGGGATTTTGTAGATTTTCTGCATCAGCAAAGAGTTGAACTTcaaggtcccatccaactctgattctatgctGAAATACTGGCTTTCCTGCATTGACACCTTAAAGTCTAAAAAAGATTTATTGTGGTACATGCTTTCATAAACTAGATGTATAAAGCGTTGTCTTCaatgtgtgtgtaaatgtgtaTGTCTGTGCATGTATATATGGGGTGCAGTGGGTTTTTTACATACCTATGCAAAGCCCAAATTTATAGAAGATACCCTTATCATAATAGTTGTAACTGATGTTTCCTTCGTATCTAATTTAGCACCTGTCGTGGGGGATAATGTGACTGGAGTAAGATTTGTTGAGAAATCCTAATTTTTAATTCAAGTACTATTTTTGAGATCAGCACTAGCCTATTCCAAATGTTCTGGTTTCCATCTTTCTCAGACTGTTACAACCCTTCACTGTATGCCATTGTCGCCAATGTCATATCAAACTGAAGGACAGGCGTAGTTGATACCACCTACGTTTTGTGTTAATCTGCCTTTTCCTTTCGTTACGTGCGTATTTTTTTAAACTACCAGATACAATTATTTTACAAGAGCCGTGTATCTTTTTAACGGTCATGCAGGAGAGGGAACATTAGCAGGCTTAGCCTACCTGTCATGGCTGCAGAACTGCGGAAAACGTGCGAGAAGCTCCCTTTTCTACAGCTACTGCAAGTGGAGAAACCTTCCTACGCGATTGCATGGGGCGAGTAACAGACCTGCGCAGAGTAGCAAAGCACAGAAGCACTAATGCGGCGTGGAGCGGTCATCCATGGCTGGGTACAAATAGCTCGCTCTCCTCCGCGCACACCTGCCATCGGACACACTTCGGTTCTTGTCTTTGCCGCGGTCGCATTCCTTCGCCGATCGCGCAGGCGCGTCTCACTTCGATGACGTTCAGACGCACAGAGGACGCGCTGAGATAACGCAAAAGCCATCGCGAGATTTGACGGGCAACAAACCGCCCCGTGGTGCTTTGCGGCCTTCTCTTTGCAGTCGGCGCCTCCGGAGAAGGATGGGTGAGTAGCTTGGGAAACTGGAGGGCGAGGTCCTTCCATCCGTTCCCATCCGGCCAGGTGGTCGATCCAGCGGGGATGCAGCTCAAGTAATGGGGGACGGGGGCGTTTGCACGATTCAATGCAGGGTCTATTTGGGCCGCTGGGTCCTTTCTGCCGCTTTCATGGTTGGGCCGCGTCTCGGCCGCAGGTTGTGCCTGGGCCTGCGTGCCTTTGCCATTTTGACGCGTTGGCTGCCTACCCTGGAGGAAGGGTCTGCGGGAAGCGGCCTCCCCCTGGCGTTGAGCCAAGAGCCCCCTTCGCGTTCCTTTGCCCCGTGTTGCTGTGATGAAGCATCTTCCACCGAGAATGCCGTGCGGAGACATTTTTTACCTTGGAGAGCTGAGTAACTCTGAGCATAAGGAACTCGTGCAGTCGGCTGaggtgaaaaggccctgctctgtgccGCGCGATCCTCTTCACCATTTGGCTTTTGTTCTGTCCGCTCAGGTATCTCCAGGGACAACTGGCACAAGCGCCGCAAGACCGGGGGGAAGCGAAAGCCCTACCACAAGAAGAGGAAGTATGAGTTGGGACGACCCCCTGCCAATACCAAAGTATGTGTTTGTAGCTCTTTACCGAATAATTATTTGTGCAGCTAGCTGTCTCTTTGTGTTTTTGGTGCTCAGCTTATGACTGCAAAATCCCTGTTTAAATTAGAAAGCATATATGTGTTTCTTGGAGTACTTGAGACCTCCATGCACTGCTCAGGGCCCCCCCAGTATTCGTTGCAGGAGTTCTTTGTTCTTGAGTAACCTGaaagagcacattttaaaatgctgatcGTATGGGATTATCCTAGTTTAGAGTCATCAAAGGTTCATGCTATAAAGGAGGTTCATGTTATAAAAGATAATAATCTATTTTTGTGTGCTTGACCTGGAAGCAGCATGAATGTGCAAAAATTAGACTATTTTCAGAGTAGAACTCATAAATTATAACTTAATAAAAGTGTGCCCTTGAATTTCCCAGTAGTAACTGTTCTCCAGTTTATTTTTCTGGCTGCGAGTAGCATGCAGCGATTCCTTTCTTGTACTTCTATGTATGGACCAGGATCCAATCTCCTTTGTGTGCATTCAAGTACAGGGGCACTCTTGGTGGGAAGCTTGACTTCAAGCAACTGAGGCACACCACAAATGTGCCATGTCACAAATTGCATCTGAATTTCCCCTTAGACTATAGTGCAGTATGAGGAGTTAAATGCAAGTCCAAAGTCTGGTGTGTTGGAGTAGTTGCATAAATAAGTAGATCTGAACCATTATATTTGGAATGGGAGGCAACTGGAGTGATGAGAGCTACACCTTAGGTGGGCGCTAGACCGTTTTGGTCATTGTTGCACTCACCAATGCTAGGGGTTGTCATAGTTACACTGACCATGTTGCCATGTGGTTTGAGTATTTGTAAGAAGATTTTAGTGATGTGTACGCGTGTGGGTTTGACCTAgtctgttctgttttgttgtaGATTGGCCCTAGGAGAATTCACACAGTAAGGGTACGTGGAGGGAATAAAAAATACCGTGCTCTGCGTCTCGATGTTGGAAACTTCTCTTGGGGGTCTGAATGTAAGTGCAAAATGGCTCCTCTGTGTGGCATTGGCTAGGATTGTACATACTAGTGACCTGGAAGCTAAAACAAGAGAACAGTGATGATAACTTTGACCTTAAGAGAGTTTTGGTGAATTCCTAAACTCTCGGTGATGGTAGTGTCATAGTTACCCTGAGTGAGTGCATTGTTGCTTCAAGGGCAGTTAtgtaaatttaaaggggaaataaAATTGTTTACATACTACATTTGAGGTGTATTTTCCCAAGAATTTTATTGTGTGAATTGATTTTGATCACAGATGCTGTTAAACATTGACTAATGCTGTGAGATGTTAAAGATGGATTGAAAAACTTCAATTCTGTGGCCAAGGGACAAGAAGGGAGGAGGCCTGGTCTAAACATTTTGTGGCTACAGAGACAGTAACAGGCAAAGAAAATCCCCTGCTGCGAAAATCAAATACTGAGTGTACATTGAGTGTGATTCCTTATTGCTGCCTTGGAGTGCCTATTTGGGTTAGTCTGCCCAAAGTTTCTTTATGGAAGTGTCAGATTACAATCTTGTTACTATTTTTTTCTAATTTGGTGGAGATTATTCACTTGATTGCAGATTCTGTATTTCCACCATTCCATATTTAATATTGAACTTGATCATTAAAATTTTGTGCAGATGGGCAATTGGAACACACCTTTTCATTAATTGGTTGTAGACCATTGGTTTATGACCAGTATTCCAAACTATCTTCCAAAGGCAAAAGATAAtcataaatttaaaaacagaagGTACAGGCACATGTTCAGTTGACGTGGAACCTGGAACACGTGGGTTGTTTCCGACCTGGAAGGGGGCAGGGTGGGCTTATATGCACTCTGCCAATGTGTGAAGGCCCAGAACGCAACCCATTCACAGACATGGAGTTGTTTGTAAAGCATTTGCCTTTCACAGAAAGGGATAAGTTCTACTGAAATCGGAAAATAGTGCACATTTCTAGGACTGCTTCTATGCTATTATTTTGTCTTATAGTAGTAAGTGCAGAAAATGCACCTTCCCTATGGTGCTGCTCTGTAacagattatatttttttaaagttgaggTTTGCAGAAAGAGTGGGTTGGTTAACCTAGGGCCTGGGGAAATTCTTTCCAAATTGTAGTACACAAATTCCAATTTTCCTCATGATCTTTAAGTGGGTGTTTTAAAAGTAGATGTAATAGAAACTTCATAGCTGTATTTTTAAAGCAGAAGCTGTACAGATCCTGCAAACCTCAACCTCCAAGGGGATTTCGGGGCCTATGGTTTTTATGTACGTGAGAGGCTCTTTTGCCATGGATTTGTATTTTGTTCTTGGAATTTGTAACATGGTCTCTTCTCTTTACAGGCTGTACCCGCAAAACCAGAATCATTGACGTAGTGTACAATGCGTCTAACAATGAATTGGTGCGCACAAAGACCCTGGTCAAAAATTGTATTGTCCTCATTGACAGCACACCATACCGACAGTGGTATGAAGCCCACTATGCCTTGCCACTCGGGCGCAAAAAGGGTGCCAAGTTGGTATGTATTAGGTGGGCCTGCAGAGGCAGATGGTTGTCCTGTGCTTTTTAATTGTTAAGTGTTCAGCCACTGTGCCCTAGAGTTTAGGATTCTTCTGTCTTCTGGTGAGGATAcctttgtccagttctgcttctGAACGGAGAGTGATGACTGGCATTAATCTGAAGAAGACATCTGACCTCCCTCCATTGTTGGTTCTTGTCCAGTTACAGCATCTCTTTGCTGATATGGGTAAAGATGTTTTGAATTAAAAATGCAGAAAGTTAAATTAATTCTTAATGTACACAGTGCAGGTACTGGCTCTTTCTATTACTTATCACTTGGCCAGGCTCAGATCCTCAATATTGtgatcatagaatcttaagagttggaagggaccccaagggttgtgttgtccaaccccctgcaatgcagaaatctcagctaaagcatccatgacagatggccgtccaacctctgtttaaaaacctccaaggaaggagagtccacgtcTCCACtggtgaacagctcttactgtcagaaagtttttctgaatgtttagtctgaatctcctttcttggaacttgaagccattggtttgagttctaccctccagagcaggagaaaacaagcatgctccctcctccatgtgacagcccttaaaatacttgaagatggctatctcctcttttccaggctaaacataaccagctCATTCAAGCTCCTTCAATCACTTGTTAGtaaattatatactgcttaatgccaAATAAGACTTCTATGTTGGTTACAAAAACCAATTACATAGACATTAAATGGGTGAAATTATGGGAACTGACTATCAGTTGAACTCCAGTTCTATTCACATGCTTCTGCTCTTGTTCCAGACTCCTGAGGAAGAAGAAATCTTAAACAAGAAGCGTTCAAAGAAAATTCAGAAGAAGTAtgatgaaagaaaaaagaatgcaaaGATCAGTAGTCTTCTGGAGGAGCAGTTCCAGCAAGGGAAGCTACTTGGTGAGACTCTGAAACAGGAAAGGGTGCTGTGTTTGCCAGTAGCCTAGGTGCTGTGGTGGGTGGATGCTGTTTTATCTTAATAGTTATtataaaattgcattttattacCTTCTGGTTTTCAGGAAACCCTATGGTACTAATTCAGCAAATCTGACTTTGCATTGCTGATTTGCTCATTCAACTCTTGGAATAGTAGTTGGCAAAAGCTGAGAGACTCTACTAGAAAAGTGTTACAGGGTTTTCTCAACCACGATTGCCACATGTGTAAAGTCATTCAAGTGGCAGGCAACATTGTGTTCCCTGGTGTTTTGAAGTTGGCCTTGTGACGAAAACTTTGTCCAGTTCTGCTGCTGAATGCAAGTGGTGACAATTCAAATTCTGAAGGTGACTTCATCAGGATGGTTTGGTGGTTCCTTAGACTTTGCAACTTGGGGAGGGGACATGGTATgatcctcccacccaccccaatttgGAAAAAAGATGGGTTCATTAGCATTAAATTGCTTTGTCTCAAGAGGTTAGCAATGATGTCCTGGCATGAAAGACTGGCAAGAAGTACATTACACAGGGAAAAGCAGCCCAGTTCTTCTTACTTGATACTTCCCCATTTCTAATATGATTTTGTTTTGCAGCTTGTATTGCCTCCCGGCCTGGGCAGTGTGGTCGAGCAGATGGATACCTTCTGGAAGGCAAGGAACTAGAATTCTACCTGAGGAAGATCAAAGCCAGGAAAGGCAAATGAACAGTCACTGTATCTAATGTGCTGAATAAATACCTACAGAGTCTTGTATAAATGATTGATGTGATTATTTATGGACAGTGAGGCAAAGACTTGAGTATGGCTTACTGTCACCATGTGAACGTGTTGGTTGCTGACGAGGAGCTCACACCTACTTAGCTTTCTCCCAGGATTTTTAAGTGCTATGGGATGAAAGCTAATGCAAGGTTTGTCTTAATATGTCTTCTAAACCTGGGATCCTAGTTAGGGTTTCTCCTCCTCAACCATGAACTGAAGCCAATGTTTGTCCTGTGGTTACACGTTGTGGTTAAGGAGGAGACACATTAACCAGGATCCTGGGTTTGGACAAAATACTAAGGCCAGACATTTGTTTAGCTGCTGTTCTACATTGATACTAAAAACCCAGGGAGCAGTTGATTCCTCCTGTTTAGGAGCTAGTGCATTCACACTAAGTATGCTTGtatggaagttttttttaaaaaatgagtggaAGTTGTTTGACTTGGAAGCGTCATCCGCCTTAAAAAGCACATGCTGTTGTAATGGTAGGGTCAGGCTTTTCCTTACCACTATACTAAAATGCCACCCTTAGAGCTGTGATTTTGGCAGGCAGGATTGCTGAACGGGATTCTTCACGGTGTAGAATTGGTAGTCTCCAAATGCCATCAGGCATGCCTACTAATACTACTCCCTCCAACATGCATTGAGGGGGTGTGGATTCACTTTTGTTTAGAATAGTATATAAGTAACTAAGGACTTAATGACCATCAGTCTGCCATGGTTGTTTCATTTGTGTGTTGAGTACTCTGTAGTATAACAGCAGCAAAGTTTTGCTTTGCATTTACATCTTTGCTAAATGGCCCAAGTCTTAAAGCTAATAACTGTTAAGTTTCCCTGAATAGGGTTGAAGCTCTATACTTAGGTATGATGAACTCTCATTATACAGTATGGCGCTATAAATGTCAGCAGCACAGGTGTGTTGTCTTCTATTTGTTCTCCCAGTTCCCTTGCAACATGAGCTTTGTAGTGTGCACTTCAAAATATCCTGCTTTTGGTGGCCCCATGGATAACACATTTTCAGAGCCTTCATCCTCTTCCAATGCATAGCATATATTTCTAACGATTAGGTATGTGCACAGGGTATTAATGAATGGAAGCTGAGAAAATTATTAATGCGTTTGTTGTTGGCAGTTGAACTGCCAAAATTGGAAGCTGTTAGTTGAATTTTTTACATGATTATTACTACATTTAGCGACAAAACAACTGATGCACTGCTAAGTGTCTAGATTGTCTTCTTCGTGACATTCTGGTCTCATTCCAGTGCAAGATTAACTCCCTTCTAGCAGAAGGGCCAGGCCTCTTTCCAAAAGTCTGGTCCTTTCGAAGGCTGGGAACAATACTATCTTCTAACAAGATACATTTTCATCACTTTGAGAGGGTAAGGACCAGTTCTATGAATGGGAGCATGGATCTCTAAGAACATACCAGACAAATAAATGGCTTGCTTATATGGGTTTGGACAGATAGCAAATCTCCAGACTTCCACATAACTTTACAGAAAGCATATGCAGCTAGATACAGTGCTCATCCCACTACTAAAATTTTACAGTAATAGTCTAAaatcaaagttggagttaacttttATTCAGGAGATTATCCTAAGTAAGTTATTTTGTGTGTATAGCTCTAGGAATGCTCATAAGGTCAGATTTCAATGCCTTCATTCATAGCCCCTTCTCAGGCTGCACTTTCAAATATGCTTActaagaagtaagccccattgacctATTTACTAATAAATATGCATATTTATACTaataggaggagggagagagtaaTCCTgcacatgcttactcagaagtaaattattTTGAGTTCATTAACTCAGGTAAATAAgtgtagggttgcagccttacaaTAAACATTTTGAAAGTAAGCTTTGAATTTGTTTCATTGTGCTTCCCTAGAATTTCCTCCAACATTTCAGTTTAACCACACACATTTCTCTATTGAAAAAACCTTTCAGCTATTTATACAGTATGTAAAATTAACATTTCTTAGAATTGTtcgataaataaaataaactaaattAACTCTTCAACTGAGTGCTGATTCCAAAAAGCTGCATCACTGCAAGTACCTGTTTattcaagcttttttttttacctgttcAAGGACAACCCTGCTAGGTAAAAGGATGATGTTTGTATGTGTGTTCATATGTCAGTACTTCCTATTTTGAGTGCGTGGCTTTCAATATGAGAATGGGCAGCTGCAAATCTTTGGCATTAGTGTTTTTATCCCTTGATGTATGCATGTTTAGATAGGGCAAGTTTCTCTTGTATATACTGGACCTGTGTGACTTGAGTGGGACATTAGTCCTAAATTCTGCCTTAAAAGGATTGGGCCTTAGTTAGATGGTTGGTCACTGATACTGATCTCATCTGGGGGCTCCACCACTGTAATGCTGGGCAGCTCTTTTCTCAGATTCTCAGCGTTTGTGTTCTTATGGGGGACTTTGAGGTGGGAGCCAGGGGAGGAGGTTTCACTAAGTCTGGTCTCTTCATCTTCCATGTCTTCTTCGTCAATGCGACCAACTGCTTCAGGATCTTCCCTGCGATAGAAGCTGGGGCTGGAAGAGGGGAAAGTGCCCTCAGTCCTTAGGCGCAGTAGCTGGGGATGCTGAATCCGACTGCCCTTGCCAAAATTTTTGAGGCTGACTGCAGGAGAGGCAGCTGCAGTGAGGAAGCGGTTGAGCAGGGGAGTCTGAATGCGGCTCATGCTGGGTGATGCTTCCACCTGCTGGCTCTGCTCTGGGTCATCACTCATCCTGCAGAAGGGGAACAGACTGGGTGAAGTAAACATACACCTGATTGAAGCACTGAAATTAGCCCATACCATCAGAATGGTCAGATTTCCTCCTATGAAATTCAAAGGAAAATGATGCAACAGTGGGGTGGATGCATTCATACAATCTTACCAAATGATCTGATATTGTTGTAGGTTCTTGTATCTCTAAAAAGTGGTTGGGCCTGTTAGCTAACCAGGATTTGGATTAGGCCACTTTGCCATTTTTGGATGTGGCCCTGTGTTGCTCACAGTATGCATCCTGTGTTCATTATGCATTGTGTAAATATTCCCTCTTAACACTGGATTCAGGGCTAATTGTAAAAGCTCTATAAGTAAAGGCTGAGATGGTAAAATGCAATCCAGGAAAATGGTCCCCTCCCTTATAGCTGATGGAAGAGATTGTATCTGGCAAAGTTGCTAGGCTCAGGTGGTCAGCCTTTTGCCATGGCAACATAGCTGAACTTACCGCATGTCAAAGGTAGAACCCATGAAGGAAGGTTTCAAGGTCTCTGCCACTGTGGCCATTGTGTACGGGGGCTGAGCTGTAGATTCATTCCAGTATTTGTCTTTTCCAGTTGGTGGTAAGTTCTGATACATGTCATCCACTGAAAGCAAAGACACCTGAGCAGACAAAGGAATATTTCTCATCAAAGACCTGCATAAGACTTGTAATTGCTTTAATTACAATTGTGCTTTAATTACAGTTGTGCTTTAACACAAGGTTCTCAATAGGAAAAAATATCAAAAGAACACCAGCAATATAAGAGGCAgctaaataaaaatgcttctgtctCAGATCGACAGTTGCACCCTTTATATTACTAAGATTGATTACATTTATTCATTGCTTTGTACAaaaagtctcaaagtgacttgcagATCTGTAAAACAAAAATCATTTAATAACCAGGGGAAAAAGATCCAATTAACAAGATCTTAGAATGCTCCTCATGATACTACAAAAAGGACAAATTGCCTCACTCTAAGTGCCACTTTTTCTGTGTGTTACTAGAGATTTGAAGTAAGCAATTGGTTGTCCCAATAAAAGGTGAACTGGGTTATGGCCAAGCCTACAAGGGGATTGTGTGTACTAGCAAAGAAAGTATCCTGTCAAAAGTGT
The Podarcis raffonei isolate rPodRaf1 chromosome 6, rPodRaf1.pri, whole genome shotgun sequence DNA segment above includes these coding regions:
- the RPS8 gene encoding LOW QUALITY PROTEIN: 40S ribosomal protein S8 (The sequence of the model RefSeq protein was modified relative to this genomic sequence to represent the inferred CDS: deleted 1 base in 1 codon): MRRGAVIHGWVQIARSPPRTPAIGHTSVLVFAAVASFADRAGASHFDDVQTHRGRAEITQKPSRDLTGNKPPRGALRPSLCSRRLRRRMGISRDNWHKRRKTGGKRKPYHKKRKYELGRPPANTKIGPRRIHTVRVRGGNKKYRALRLDVGNFSWGSECCTRKTRIIDVVYNASNNELVRTKTLVKNCIVLIDSTPYRQWYEAHYALPLGRKKGAKLTPEEEEILNKKRSKKIQKKYDERKKNAKISSLLEEQFQQGKLLACIASRPGQCGRADGYLLEGKELEFYLRKIKARKGK